Sequence from the Opisthocomus hoazin isolate bOpiHoa1 chromosome 7, bOpiHoa1.hap1, whole genome shotgun sequence genome:
AGTGGGAAAAACCAGCCTGGATTTACCAAAGGCAAATCATGCCAGACCTCCATGATCACCTTGTAcaacaaaatgacattttctgtctacgtggggagcagagctgatgttgtttacctggacttcagcaaagcgtttgacactgtttcccatagCCCTCTTCTGGACAAACTGGCAAAGTACAGCTTGGTTGCGGGATCGGTTAGGAAATCGGCTAACAGGCAGCGCTCAGAGGGTGGTGGTCGAGAGGTTTTACTCAGGCTGGCAGcctgtcacaagtggggtccTCCAGGGATCAATACTGGGCCCCATGACGTTCAACACCTTCATAAAAGTTGTGCGTGATGGGGTTGAAAGCACTGTCACCAAGTGATGACACTGAACCAGGGGGTGAGGTGGACACATCAGAAAAGAGGGTCGTCTTAtggagagacctggacaggctggaaaagtgGGATAGCAAGAGCAGCGTGAAGTTtaaccaagtgcaaggtcctgcagctgggacgCCATAACCGAAGAgcccagtacaggctgggagctgtgtggctgggaaACAACCTTGCTGAAAGGGACGTGGAGGTCCTGGACAACGAGCTGAACATCAATCAACAGCACAACAGAGGCAAAccggatcctgggctgcatccacagcagaggggtgagcgagtggctgtctagtgctagttgccagctgctgggttaaaccacaacatcatCCCACTTTACTCAGCACTTGTCAAGCCacgcctggagtactgtgtccagttctggtcctcACTGTTAAACAATACTGTGGAGAGACTGGAAAGGGTCCATAGGAGGGCCACGAGAAAGATCAAAGGGCTAGAGAACCTGCCCTATGTGGAAAGACTGAAGCAGTTAGGTCTTCTCTCACAGAGCAGAGAAGGCTTGGAGAGGACCTCATGACAGTATTCTGGTACTTAAAGGGCAGCTGCAAAGAGGGTGGAGGCTCTGTTTTCACGAGAAACCACATGGATAAGACAAGGGGCAAATGGGTACAAGTTTTATCTCAAtataagaaagatattttttacagtgagaacgaTCGTTCACCGGAACAGCCTCCGCAGGGATGTGGGTgagtccccatcgctggaggtTTCTCAAGATGTGATTGAATAGGTGATAATTCCcacctaggctccctttcccacaaaaggttggaTCAGTGGATCTTTccagatcccttccaacctgggctgttctatgatgCTGCGAAGTATTTTAACCCTTTGCTGGTTACAAGGGAGGTAAAACTAGGTAAAAGCAGCACACCTAGCTCTTGTGCATGCTCAGTGAAGGGACTCCTGTGAGGTCCTGGCTACTCTGCTGGGCTTTCCCTGGTGTTATATCCCCGTCATGTGAGTTGGGAAAGTGATGCCGATATGTTTTTTGGagtttgaagtattttatttatttagatcaGGTTCAGTCCTGGTTGAAAAACACAACAGCCCTAAAAATGTACGTACGTTGAAGATTATTTAATAACAAGACCTGGCAGAAGGGATGAACTTCCACACCTCTTCCCATCCTCACTGAGCATTTCTGCCACGTGCACTTCTGACACACTGGTGAGGCAGTTACAGGTGCTACACCAGCTGAAATCAAAGCAAATCAAGCAAACTGATCACTTTTCTGCTCGTCAAACTGACTGCTTTTGGCCTGGCAGAGTGCCAATGCCTGTGCATGGGTTGGGAAGGACATGAGGAAACACGGCCAGGAGTGAGACTCTGCCTTGTTCCTCTTGGCAATGGTAGAGTCCACAGCTGTTGTGTCAAACTCAAACTTCCCAGGCAAAGATTTTTAAGTGCCCtcagtggttttgaggacagagCTTGGGTCTCTTCAGAGGAGTCTGGTTTTCCTTGGGATGGGGTGTAGCCTTTCATGACCCTCAGCCTGCaatgtttgcttctgaaatgaaGTGAAAATGCTTCCAGTTCCCCCAGCTTGTGTGGGGTGCTGGCTGAGCACCTTCCAGGCGGGGAGGGGGACTGGAGGGTTGCCACTGCGGGGCCCCACACCTCCTGGGCACACTCCGGGGCTGCCGGCGAAGGTTGCTGtcacacagctctgcaggtaaCAACAGCAcaaagtgatttattttcttctctttccctgtcCGAAAGCTGCTCTCCCACACTGGGGGCCATCAGAGTTACAGCAGGCACAGATGTTGAACCAGCTGGTTTCTTAAGGGATAAAATAATTGAGAATTTGCTGCCCTGAGCTCACAGTCACCGAAGATAAAtccccttctctgcctttcccaTTCCCCAGTGTCAGATATTTCCATCCTGGCCGTGAGAAGGAAGAACAGACATACAAGAGCACTCCAGGCCACTGGGTCCTTAAAAGGAGCACTTCAATACCACGAAGCAGCAGTTGTTACAGGAGTGCATTACATACAGGATTACTTTGTTCCAGAGTTTCAAAAACAGTGGATGCTACTAGGGAATATGGAAAGTTTTCCATCTCCATGAAGGCAGGAAAGGCTGCTTATCACCTTCGCTCCTTTCCCAAAGCATACAGAaagttgtattaaaaaataaataaattaaaagaaaacagccagggccagcagttTTGCATTAGCCTCGCCAAGATTAGGTGGCTTCAGGCAACGGGGGGGTGGCCTCTGACACTCTTTATGTTACCAGCAAATTCTGAAGCATTTTGCTCTTAGAAATACACCCAAGCTGAACTCCCAGTGTCACGCAGACCAGGAACAAGCCCAGCTGTCCGGAGATACTCCTAAAGcaactggaaagggcagctacTGCTGCAGAGCTTCCCCTCGCACAGGTGTCCTGCAGGAGCTGTCGCATGGCAGCTGTGAGCTGGCTTCACCATCCAGGGTATAAAATGGAGGCCTTTAAGAGGGACACTCTTTTCCTGCGAGCTACAGATGCAGTCAGGCAGCTACCagtaagtaaaataaaaagtagcTATTTCATTTCATGTTAAGGTATCCTTGAATCTCATTTGGTTGTGCTTGGTGGTTGTACAATGTTCTTTTTGCTGTAAGAAAAGacccttgaaaggaaaaaaaaaaaattaggaagatTGATAAACGTTGCATTTCAGCTGAGCGTTTTTCCCTTGTTAAATGGCAGTTCCAGGTTACTTTTCCTTTAGTAATGGTATCTGCATAGCAGAATAAGATGTAATAGCATTCACACTGAAAGAAGTATtctgaaataatgatttttgGCAACATCCAAAGTGCAGACAAGCCATAAAGAGCAGAGGGTGTAAGGTGATGAGTAGCTTCTGTTGAACACTGAATCAGAAGGGATTAAGTGTAAGCGATACCTGTTCTTATTTTAAACACACTTCTTTCTCAAGTGTTGTGGTAAGCATGATGGTACCTTGGTCTCCAGAGTAGCctatgaattttaaaatacaatatgTGTTTTGAATTAGATCTGTCTTTATAGGTTACTTAATCTTGGTCTTATGCTTCCTGGACTAGTAAAATTGAAATTATAACAGCTTTTTTTTATTCAACCCTGGGTGAGCGCCTGGGTAGATTGTGCCAGTTGCTGTTTAATGTGCGTCTGTGTGACCTTTCAGGTCTGCTTGGGAGATGTGCTGCTTTTTTagaaaaggtttgtttttttaaaaaaaatccaaaaccaaaccTGACAAACCCTTATGCtgttctgtgttctgatgtgttttgTGGGGTAAATACTGCCCTGTCTCAGGGGCATGTTATCAACTGCTAATGGCTGCAAGGTGTCAGAGGTAGAAGATGATGAAAGTGGCAGTGTGTCCAATTACCGAACTGGGAAGTAGCTAAAGCCCTGCAACAGGCTCTGAGAGGGCTGGTTGATACCCCAGGCCTGGCGGTTTTTAGGAGGCTTTTGGACAACGCCTGTAAAAACATGCTTTGacttctggtcagccctggaTCATCTGGATGATTTCTGTAGCCCCCTTCTCCCTGGgatcattttcttctcccttccgtGCCTTTCCTCGTGGCTGTGGCAGCGTGGCCAAGTGGAGCAGACAGGGATAGTTGTGTTCAGGTGACGTCTGCGGCATTGATATCTTTTGTTTCGGAGTGTCGTGAGTGGTGGGCATTAGTCAAAGCCCATGGAGCAGAAAATAAGTGAACTTTGTAATGAAATCTCTGTTTCAGCAGAACTCTGCTACCTGTATGCTCGCTAGAAAACGCTGACACTTCCCTGGTGTGTATTTGTAACTAAAAAAAGCACGTGGGTGGTTATGGATTCGCTTTGTGTTGTAGAAGTGATCCTTGACTGGACGTCAGGCTGAAGAGTTGCCTTAAgtctagctctttccttctgtttctgtacCCCATAATATTGTAGTACACTCTCCCAGTCTACAGACCGTAGCATCTTAGCAGGGTGATGCAGGGCTGGTGTCAGCACCCTGAACTACTTGGGCAGTAACTGGAAGCAAGGGGCAGAGTCAGAAGGGCTTTAGAGGGGAGCACAGGGTAACATCAGCAGACATTAAGTCACTTTTAAATGCGAGGAGGTAGAACTTTTATTCATTTTAACTGCGGAAAATATTTAATCCTTTGATCAAGTCGCTCCCTTGTTAAAAGGCAGGTAGGTATTCTTGTACGGTGATTTAATTTGAAGCTAGCAAATTCTTATCCAACCACTACGCTGTAGATAATAggtagtttcattttctttccctgtttggCCTTGGACACAAGCTATGACCTGTAAACCAGAACCAAGTATTACTGAATGATTAAACTggaaaatcttcttttttatttggcAATCATTCACTttattttatatacacatatttaaAGTCTGTACAAggtaaaatacaaaataagtgTTTCTTTATAAGTTACACAATTAAACAGCTACATTTATCTGTAGTTTAGCTGTCATTTAATTACAAAAGGAGAGAAATCTTGTTGAGTCATTGTTATATTCATTCACAATAACCTTGGTATAAAACATCCATACAGAGTAAGTGTACAAAATAGTGTACAGTTCATAAAAGCTGTGCAAAGACAGCAAAGTTCAGTCAAAAATCAAAGAGGCATATCCACTTTCCTCTGTCCACATCATGGGTAGCAGAAGCCAAGTGGAAAATAAGCACGGGCCTGGGGGCAAAAAGGTGGGCTAGACAGTGCTTCCAGTGTAACGCTGATgtataaattaaaatgaaaaacatataAATACATAAGGTCTCCATTACACAAGGCACGCTTACATGATACCTTAGAAGCCATTCCAAGGGTGTCAGTGGGTCTGTTGTCCATGTATTGTGCtatctggggggaggagggaggcagagtgtggtCTGTGTCCCTCAGTAAAAAGTTGGTTTATTTTTAGAGGAGAGAGTTGCTGGATCAGACCGGGTCTTCAGGGTTCGGAAATCTTAATAGTAGCTGGAAATTCACTTGAAAGGTAGTGAAAATGGCCACAGGAtctattttgtaatttttgtattttcttatctGAGTTGAGAAAGTTTCCTTCTCAACAGGCAATAATTTCCTCCCTGCTATAAAGCAAGGAGCTGCCTGTTGCTGGCATTCAGGAGCAGGTAGCTAAGTGAGCCAGTGCTGGTGGTTAAGCAGAGAGTGTTACGAGAAGTTTGGTAGGTGCTATGAATGTGAAAACCTCCACATGGGGGGGGAAGAATACCTAGAAATAGAAAGTCTTGCAGCTATGTGATAAAGAACCTGCACAGGAGAAGTGTGTGGACATGTGGGTGGGACATCACCTCTTCAATTTATAGCACTCTGTTTTATTTACATCTTTGCAATGTCCCCATGGGATGGTAGGGGCAGGCAGGGTGATCTAAGAGACTGttatctcctcctcttcttcttccccttcatCGTCCTCTTCCTCAGAGTCTGAGAAGTCTGAAGGTTTGCTGGGGCTGCTAGAATGGGACGGAGAAGGAGACATCTGGGAGTCCAGTCTGTCCCTCAAGTGTAAATGCTCTGGGGACTGGTGGTAGGTTAAGGGATGCCGGGGGCTGGGTGGGCACGCAGGGggaacttcctcctcctcctcctctgctgaacACTTCTTGCCTACGTCACTGAGGTCTGGGTGAGGGTTGAACTTGGTGGGTAGGGTCTGCTCTCTGCAGCCACCAGAAGAGAGGAGCTCTCGTTCTTTGGAGTTTCTCCACTTCATCCTCCTGTTCTGGAACCAGATCTTCACCTGGGGGGGCAAAGCAACACAGAAATGAAATGGTTCAGTAAAATGGGGACCGGGAAAGGCCTTTCGGTTGCACCCTTGAAATGGGCTCATGCCCATACTGAAGCTAACGGGAACCACACAACCTGGCCTTTGGGGACCCTAGAAGAGGGGCCAGGGACAATAAGGCTGTGGTTTCTCCTGTCCTACTCGCCCAGCTGGGAATCGTGTGGCTCCCTTGGCTCTATTAATGctcacagccctgcagctccctctgGTCCCCTTTTCCTCCCCGGTCTTTGAGCTGCTCCGGAGATGGGGGACGTGGCTCCCCGCAccccctctgctctccccaccTGGTGCCCCCCTCACCTGCGAGTCCTTGAGGCCCAGCTTGGCTGCCAACTTCTTCCTGTCAGGTTTGCTGATGTACTTCTGCTTCTGGAACATCTTCTCCAGTGCCTTGCGCTGCACGTCGGAGAAGACGGCGCGGCGCAGCATGCCACGACGGGGCTTGCCACGGGCGGCCAGCGGCCAGGAGAAggtgccagggatggggaccacaGCGGAGGCGGCTGCAGGGGGGACACAGATCTGAGCAGAGAGGGACTGGCCCCCACTACCCCCTCGCCGCCCTTTGGGTGGGCACCCATCGACCTGGGGATGTGCAAAGGAGCTTTAGGCTTAACCAAGCACCCCCCCTTTCAGGCAGTGATCACTGGGATTAGATCTATCAACTCAAACGTGTAAAATGGATCAATAGTGGTCGGTTTTGTTGGGAGATTCAAAGGTCTCCGGCCTGAAAAGGCAAAGCGAGGCGTACCGGCTAAGACAGAGGTATAAGAAAAAAGCTCagatgcatttgatttttttttcagatgcttttatGGTTTCAGACGCTTTATTATGCTCGAGATGAAAATGAGGACTTTTCTGATTCTGAACAAAACCGCTCCTCTTTAGATGCAGTTTTGATCAATCAGTATTCATCTTTTTATATTaatctctctcccccccccccccaagttggAGAATTCAAGCCGAAGACATGAAAAGTATCAGCTAATTAGCACATTGCCTGGTTCCCCGTGGCATTGGTATGATAAAAAGGGCAGAGTTtcgccttaaaaaaaaaaaggggggggggaacctcCCCAAGAGAGACACAGATGCTAATGAAGCGTGAATGGTAATTGTGTAGTAATGAACTAACAGAAAAAGACTGAGGACAAGCAGCTAACGCCATATATTACTGGAACAAAAGAGATTTACACTTTCAAACTAAACACAACGGCATGCCAGGCTCCTCGGGAGAATACTGATGGCACAATCGTCTCCTTCCCCAAATCATTTTCATTAAATGGACATGAAAAGCTATTTATAAAGCTCAAGTTGTTTTTGTTAGGCTATTCACGCGCTGGAGAAAGGGAGCAAATTCCATTATCCGGAGGATGAATGGAAGAGCtcgggttatttttttttttcttcctctctccctttccctgttTTCTATTTAAATTAATAGCTTGTTTGTGtaattagatttctttttaattgttctCTCGGCATCGTAAAGCTGCGGGGCTGGAAGCACCGCGCCCCCGGGGGCCGCTTTCTCGCTGGGACCGTGttgttctggggggggggggggggggggggggggcgggaagacGACACCCTCGGTCCGCCTGCAAACGGCAGCATCCCGGCGGGGGGgggatatggggggggggggggggggggctctgcctccctgcgcgtgccgggcggggggcgcgcggGCGGGAGCTGACCGCTCCCCTCGTGGTGCTgaaagcggcggcgcggccccagcttgggggggggcgggcggggaacCACCCGCCTCCCTTCTGGGGACCGTGACAGTCCCCGTCAATTCGCTGACgggcggtgggggggagcggggcagggggtgtCAAGCGGTAGCTGCCGGTGGTAAATCGGGCGTCAAATTATCGCGATGGATATCGTGCTCCCGCCAAGCTCTGGACCGGAGCGTCGGGGGACGCGGGGAAGCCTcaccgggctgtgccgggggagGGGCGGTTAAAGACCTACCTGGGAAATAGGAAGATCTGATAAAGGGCTGGAAGGATCCTTCAAAGTACGGGAAGGAGAAAGTCTTTGGCGGGACGCTCTGAAGCAGCGCGGGGGAGGTTTCTGGCAAATCAATGACACGAAGTTAGGCAGAGGGTTAAGCACCGGGGGGACTCGGCCGACGGCACGGCTGGCTCTGCCGCTCGGTCCGGGGACGAGCGCGGCTCTGCTCCCCGGAACAGCGCTAGAATGAGCTcggatacttttttttcctggggtgGTTTGGCAGCTGGGAGACCtggcccaccccacccccacccctagCTCCCTGGGGCCGCTGCGGAGCGGGACCGGCAGCCGGCGGCACTGGCCCTGCTGTCGGAGGGCTCTGCGGCTCGGCATCAGGTCCTcacacccccaaccccccctcccacccccccaagccccgccGGCGGTGGGTCCCGCGGAGGCCGGGCAGCTTACCGGCGCGGGGGGCAGAGGAGAGGATGGCGTTGACCCCAAACTTGAGGAAAGTGGAGTCGGTGCTGGAAGCCTGAGGCGAGCGGATCCtccgggagccggcggcggggggagggctgGCGAGCTCCGGCGTCCCCGAGTCCGTCCGGGCCGCCGAGGTGGGGGGAGAGATGCTGGGCGGGGGGCCGGTCCCGGGCAGGTAACTGGTGGGCCGGCTGATCCGGATCAGATCTTCCACCAGGAAGCTGGAATGGCTGGAAAAAGCCGACTGGAGCGACTGAGGCAAGGTGAGGGTGGGGGTCGGCCGCAGGAGGCTGGGGTAGACGGCCGGCGGGGCGAGGAGGCTGGGGAACATCATGGCGGGGGCCGTCggcggggcagggctggctcgGTTCGCTTCGCTTTTCGGTAAAGATCCGGCTGGGCGAGCCCGGCGGGGtcctctctgccccttcctcctGGCCGGGGGGTTTTATAGCGGTCAGCCCCGCCGAGGCTCTTTCAAAAGTGACAGCCCCGACAATGGGGTTCAACAAAGTTCTCCACTTGAGCTTCATTCAGGGCGAGCCACGGGCTCCTCCATTGGTCCGGGGCTGCAATTTATGATTGGATTAGACTTCATAAGCACCGGGGCACAATGGCCCCGCCACAAAGAAAGTGTAGTCATCAATTTTGCATATTGACCGCCTCTTTGGAATACAGCCCTCCAAAGGCTCCCAGCGGGGTTTTGTTCCgaggcaacacacacacacacacacacgggctAATTAAATGCCTATTAAAAAAGTTTGGAATGACATCTCGCCTCGTAGAAAGGgaattatttcaagaaagcacTAAATTTATTTGCCGCTCCCCCGCGGAGTTCAGGAAATCAATCGATAAATATTCATCTGAACTTATCTGCGGGCTCTGGGAAGCGCAGGGGTTTTGCGGAGTGGAAAACATAGATTGGAAAACGCGTGGCTGAGCCCTGtcgggggggtgggagggtgggatGTGCGGGAAGCGGATCCCGTCGCGGTCCCAGTGCGTCCCGCACCCCGCGGTTGGCAGCGTGCGGTAGCGCGGGTGCGTGTAATTGCggttatttttctattttaagtcAAAGGTCCGGTGTAAGGCGAATCTGCGGTGTTAACGCGGGCTTGCCAGAGCCTGGCGTGCGTGTGCCCGGGCGGGGGGCTTGCCCGCAGCCAAACCAAACGCAAAgctgcccggagccgggcgggaCTCGGCTCCCGCAAAACCCTACCGCCGGAGACGGGAGAGACCCCGACAGCTCGGTGGGGCCGGAGCAGCCCCCTCGGGTTCCCCGTCCCTTGGCCCTCTGACGCTCGTCTGCGTTAAAAACGTTGGAAGTAGCTGCCCTCCGACCGTGGAAACGAAGGCGAAGCCGGAGCGTTCGGAGCGATTCGGCCAAAGCAGTCTGAGCTTTTCTCGGGTTGATCGCAGCCTCCTCGACGCCGCCAAATTCACCTGAACTCGGGTTTTTTCGTTATCTGCGGGGTTTCTGGAGGTGCGTCCAGGTCGGTGCCGCAGAGCCCCAGGTCCCTTCACTTCGGTGCGAGGGACAAGTGACATCGTCTAACGGCAAAGTAGAAAatagggattatttttttttttcgtccTGGCAGAGCGCTTTATTTTGTGGAGGCAAATCTGGAAATAGGCGCGAGTGTAGTGAATTTCCTTTGGAGCTGGGTGATGAAAGCGGCTATTGAGAGGGGTTTTACCTGATTTCTCTGTTAAAGGCTATAACAGATGTGTTAAATGTCCTATGTTTTAAAAGCACCCTATTCAGCCCTTTGGTGTGGCTGAACCTTTGCAAGCAGAAGTGTGCAGCTCAGCCATGCAGCCTTTATCCTATTAACCATGAACTAACTGTCACCTTCAgctgttttccctttttacttTTTAACACAAAAGCTTTCTCAAAAATCTTATTAACCAGCTTTATTTCTTTCGGTGGTTTTTTTGTCCGGACGTTTTGTGTTGATTATCTCCATGTCGATGCTTTAACCATTCAATAAAAGTGCATCT
This genomic interval carries:
- the DBX1 gene encoding homeobox protein DBX1, whose product is MMFPSLLAPPAVYPSLLRPTPTLTLPQSLQSAFSSHSSFLVEDLIRISRPTSYLPGTGPPPSISPPTSAARTDSGTPELASPPPAAGSRRIRSPQASSTDSTFLKFGVNAILSSAPRAETSPALLQSVPPKTFSFPYFEGSFQPFIRSSYFPAASAVVPIPGTFSWPLAARGKPRRGMLRRAVFSDVQRKALEKMFQKQKYISKPDRKKLAAKLGLKDSQVKIWFQNRRMKWRNSKERELLSSGGCREQTLPTKFNPHPDLSDVGKKCSAEEEEEEVPPACPPSPRHPLTYHQSPEHLHLRDRLDSQMSPSPSHSSSPSKPSDFSDSEEEDDEGEEEEEEITVS